From the genome of Nakamurella flavida, one region includes:
- a CDS encoding DUF4349 domain-containing protein: MAAPHTARPSRVRPSRFRAALISGVAVFSAGLVLAAAGCTGQASSTSAVAPAMETFAAASTMAGPAEAAPAQAASSAAGSASAAAGGAAAEAPGVAPGSAPDVAPQATTARSVIRTADLRVRLDVPAPAATGSDAEDRAARDRDRAAALAAAVSSARSTVAGLGGFVAAATDDEASAQLTLRVPTAAYDQARGTLAALGTVTSSTESATDVTAELVDAQSRVDTMTASVARVRQLLAGAQAIGDVLAIESELTAREAELESWQRQVAALGGQVDLATISVAITATVADGAPEVVVAEPERNAFVTGLANGWGAVTALLTGLAAVLGALLPFLPVLLVAGWAAWWLLRGRSRRAARSARGPAAGPATE; this comes from the coding sequence ATGGCCGCTCCGCACACCGCCCGCCCGTCCCGGGTCCGCCCGTCCCGGTTCCGCGCCGCCCTGATCTCCGGGGTCGCCGTGTTCTCCGCGGGGCTCGTCCTCGCCGCCGCCGGGTGCACCGGCCAGGCGTCCTCCACCTCCGCCGTGGCCCCCGCCATGGAGACTTTCGCGGCCGCCTCGACCATGGCCGGACCGGCGGAGGCCGCTCCGGCACAGGCTGCGTCCTCGGCGGCCGGGTCCGCGTCGGCCGCCGCCGGCGGAGCTGCCGCGGAGGCTCCCGGTGTCGCGCCCGGGTCCGCGCCCGACGTCGCACCACAGGCCACCACCGCACGATCGGTCATCCGGACGGCCGACCTGCGGGTCCGACTCGACGTACCCGCCCCGGCGGCCACCGGGTCCGACGCGGAGGACCGGGCCGCCCGGGACCGGGACCGCGCGGCCGCGCTCGCCGCCGCCGTGAGCTCCGCCCGCAGCACGGTCGCCGGGCTGGGCGGGTTCGTCGCCGCCGCCACCGACGACGAAGCGAGTGCCCAACTGACCCTGCGGGTGCCGACGGCCGCCTACGACCAGGCGCGGGGGACGTTGGCCGCCCTGGGCACCGTCACCTCCTCGACCGAATCCGCCACCGACGTCACCGCCGAGCTGGTCGACGCTCAGAGCCGGGTGGACACCATGACCGCCAGCGTCGCGCGGGTCCGGCAGCTGCTCGCCGGGGCGCAGGCCATCGGGGACGTGCTGGCCATCGAGTCCGAGCTGACCGCCCGCGAGGCCGAGCTGGAGTCCTGGCAGCGGCAGGTCGCCGCGCTCGGCGGGCAGGTCGACCTGGCTACCATCAGCGTCGCGATCACCGCGACCGTGGCGGACGGCGCCCCCGAGGTCGTGGTGGCCGAGCCGGAGCGGAATGCGTTCGTCACCGGTCTGGCCAACGGGTGGGGCGCGGTCACCGCCCTGCTCACCGGGCTGGCCGCGGTCCTCGGGGCGCTGCTGCCGTTCCTGCCCGTGCTGCTGGTGGCCGGGTGGGCGGCGTGGTGGCTGCTGCGGGGAAGGTCCCGCCGGGCGGCGCGGTCCGCAAGAGGCCCGGCCGCAGGTCCGGCCACCGAATGA
- a CDS encoding C40 family peptidase, translating to MTVGDNELGGSLHRATPTATASGSPFRGRLRRAGRTGFRSTLALLVAAAMASALAGSALADPAVGDGVGAAVSAVAPAGTTGTAGTPATNPCPTGPTVAQAALTVPAVPTVPAAAPAVAPADLLAVPALPTQLTPAVSSASAAPAAAPAAAAADPLRTLTGVGSGSVPRVEYAGVGLTTEQVRTAATVVAVGERAGITRRGVEIALAVAMARSGLQPQVLNRSWAPLIAAAAAPQAGLYSQGDRTDPAAAARAFYTELVRVVPGYDTDTRQDWELGEAAQRITDGESAARWTGLAGALTDSLLGTAPAQAVSPAPTEISATAGTAPAAPTDTLACTTVDTLADGSAAATLTDAGTVFDPGTIISDEVFYDTTAMSTDAVRQFVDTQNAACSGPACLRSLRLSTPDQPADAFCAAYRGGVNEDVATVLVKFSVACGVNPQVMLTTLQKESGLLTRTDTTMNSYQAAWGWHCPDTGPGGTANCDPAYAGFFNQGYGMAKQWARYKVQPEKYNYRAGQTVDILWNVAESGCGSAPVTITNTATASLYNYTPYQPNAAALASYPSTGDACSAYGNRNFFFLFRKYFGSTGGGAAGSVIARGVSVTIPNSPYVDKVLAGKAITAPSPAMAAGLAAGFSTLGLPYVWGGGGSGAGPNNGCTRGGGELNSCGPQIGFDCSGLTAYVLGQAGFSIPGNSGSQRAAGLSVPWDQALPGDVVGFPGHVAIYLGTIGGVRYILEASTVGQPIHVGPMRRSDADAQVHRYWTSSTTAPAQTAYPFLAGSSTSPYASPTPAPTRSATPAPPRRVVVPESTRPAPVLLPVPDPTPAPVAPSPAAPTPAPAVPAPAPAPPAPATDPVVTPETTPATSAPAPETSTAPTSDPTPVQPPAVTSETPVSTGESTSGAAEGTVTDPSTDTSATEAAPTTDAVPTTDAVPTTDAVPSTEAPTFPAPTAGSTDASTSTVPPVTSTPDATTTAPETCPEPVPVDAAPVTTSPEPSCTDPADGSPAGPTAPTGPVNTVAALPAGRPAGRRTSRSSGCRVA from the coding sequence GTGACCGTGGGGGACAACGAGCTCGGTGGGTCGCTCCACCGCGCGACACCCACGGCGACGGCGTCCGGGTCCCCGTTCCGGGGCCGACTGCGTCGGGCCGGCCGCACCGGCTTCCGCTCCACCCTCGCCCTGCTCGTGGCCGCCGCCATGGCCTCGGCGCTGGCCGGTTCCGCGCTCGCCGACCCGGCCGTCGGGGACGGGGTCGGCGCCGCCGTCTCGGCCGTCGCCCCCGCCGGGACCACCGGGACGGCCGGGACCCCGGCCACCAACCCGTGCCCCACCGGACCCACCGTCGCGCAGGCGGCGCTGACCGTGCCGGCTGTGCCGACCGTGCCGGCCGCCGCCCCCGCCGTCGCTCCGGCGGACCTGCTCGCCGTTCCCGCCCTGCCGACCCAGCTCACCCCCGCCGTCTCCTCGGCTTCCGCCGCTCCCGCTGCTGCGCCCGCCGCCGCGGCCGCCGATCCGCTGCGGACGCTGACCGGAGTCGGCTCCGGCTCGGTCCCGCGGGTCGAGTACGCCGGCGTCGGACTCACCACCGAGCAGGTGCGGACGGCCGCCACCGTGGTCGCCGTCGGCGAGCGGGCCGGGATCACCCGCCGCGGGGTGGAGATCGCCCTCGCCGTCGCCATGGCGCGATCCGGTCTGCAGCCGCAGGTGCTGAACCGGTCCTGGGCCCCGCTGATCGCAGCCGCCGCCGCGCCGCAGGCCGGGCTCTACTCCCAGGGTGACCGGACCGACCCGGCCGCAGCCGCCCGTGCCTTCTACACCGAACTGGTCCGGGTCGTCCCCGGCTACGACACCGACACCCGCCAGGACTGGGAACTCGGCGAGGCCGCCCAGCGCATCACCGACGGGGAGTCCGCCGCCCGGTGGACCGGATTGGCCGGCGCGCTGACCGACTCCCTGCTCGGAACCGCCCCGGCCCAGGCCGTATCGCCGGCCCCGACGGAGATCTCCGCGACCGCCGGGACCGCTCCGGCCGCCCCCACCGACACCCTGGCCTGCACGACGGTCGACACGTTGGCCGACGGCAGCGCCGCAGCCACGTTGACCGATGCCGGCACCGTGTTCGACCCGGGCACGATCATCTCCGACGAGGTCTTCTACGACACGACGGCGATGAGCACGGACGCCGTGCGCCAGTTCGTCGACACCCAGAACGCCGCCTGCTCCGGACCGGCCTGCCTGCGCTCGCTGCGCCTGAGCACCCCCGACCAGCCCGCGGACGCGTTCTGCGCGGCCTACCGCGGCGGGGTGAACGAGGACGTCGCCACCGTCCTGGTCAAGTTCTCCGTCGCCTGCGGGGTCAACCCGCAGGTCATGCTGACCACCCTGCAGAAGGAGTCCGGGCTGCTCACCCGGACCGACACCACGATGAACAGCTACCAGGCGGCCTGGGGCTGGCACTGCCCGGACACCGGCCCCGGCGGCACGGCCAACTGCGACCCCGCGTACGCCGGGTTCTTCAACCAGGGCTACGGCATGGCCAAGCAGTGGGCCCGCTACAAGGTTCAGCCGGAGAAGTACAACTACCGGGCCGGGCAGACCGTGGACATCCTGTGGAACGTGGCCGAGTCCGGCTGCGGCAGCGCCCCGGTGACCATCACCAACACCGCGACGGCCTCGCTGTACAACTACACGCCGTACCAGCCGAACGCCGCCGCGCTGGCGTCCTACCCGTCCACCGGCGACGCCTGCTCGGCGTACGGCAACCGGAACTTCTTCTTCCTGTTCCGCAAGTACTTCGGCTCGACCGGGGGCGGCGCGGCCGGCTCGGTCATCGCCCGCGGGGTCAGCGTGACCATCCCGAACAGCCCGTACGTCGACAAGGTGCTCGCCGGGAAGGCCATCACCGCCCCGAGCCCGGCCATGGCCGCCGGTCTGGCCGCCGGGTTCTCCACCCTGGGCCTGCCCTACGTCTGGGGCGGCGGCGGGTCCGGTGCCGGACCCAACAACGGCTGCACCCGCGGCGGCGGCGAGCTCAACAGCTGCGGCCCGCAGATCGGTTTCGACTGCTCCGGGCTCACCGCCTACGTGCTGGGCCAGGCCGGGTTCTCCATCCCCGGCAACTCCGGCAGCCAGCGTGCCGCCGGTCTCAGCGTCCCCTGGGACCAGGCCCTGCCCGGTGACGTCGTCGGGTTCCCGGGCCACGTGGCGATCTACCTCGGCACCATCGGCGGTGTCCGCTACATCCTCGAGGCGTCCACGGTGGGTCAGCCCATCCACGTCGGTCCGATGCGGCGCAGCGACGCCGACGCGCAGGTCCACCGCTACTGGACCTCGTCGACCACCGCTCCGGCCCAGACCGCCTACCCGTTCCTCGCCGGCAGCTCGACCTCGCCGTACGCCTCGCCCACCCCGGCCCCCACCCGGTCCGCGACCCCCGCCCCGCCCCGCCGCGTGGTCGTCCCGGAGAGCACCCGGCCCGCGCCGGTCCTGCTACCCGTCCCCGATCCGACCCCGGCCCCCGTGGCGCCGTCACCCGCGGCGCCCACCCCGGCACCGGCCGTCCCGGCGCCGGCGCCCGCCCCGCCCGCGCCGGCGACCGACCCGGTCGTCACCCCGGAGACCACCCCGGCCACCTCCGCACCGGCGCCGGAGACCTCGACCGCGCCGACCTCGGACCCGACTCCGGTCCAGCCCCCGGCGGTGACCTCCGAGACGCCGGTGTCGACCGGGGAGAGCACGTCCGGAGCCGCGGAGGGCACCGTCACCGACCCGTCGACGGACACGTCGGCCACGGAGGCCGCCCCGACCACGGACGCCGTGCCGACGACCGACGCCGTCCCGACCACGGACGCCGTCCCGAGCACCGAGGCGCCAACCTTCCCGGCGCCCACCGCCGGCAGCACCGACGCCTCCACCAGCACCGTCCCGCCGGTGACGAGCACGCCCGACGCCACCACCACGGCGCCCGAGACGTGCCCCGAGCCGGTCCCCGTCGACGCCGCCCCGGTCACCACCTCGCCGGAGCCGTCCTGCACCGACCCCGCCGACGGTTCGCCCGCCGGGCCCACCGCACCGACCGGTCCGGTGAACACGGTCGCCGCGCTGCCGGCCGGTCGTCCCGCGGGCCGGCGCACCTCCCGGTCGTCCGGGTGTCGCGTCGCCTGA
- a CDS encoding YbjN domain-containing protein, with translation MNGDELAAALAELEVPADRTEQDAFLLTLPGERRQRTLVWLILGRRDLLVESFVCRAPDENAEGVYRYLLQRNAKLRSVAYSIDAVGDIHLVGRLGRDTLTTAELDTVLGVLLQASDADFNPILERGFAGAIRREWAWRTSRGESVRNLAAFRHLVSVEPADG, from the coding sequence ATGAACGGCGACGAGCTCGCCGCCGCCCTCGCCGAGCTGGAGGTCCCGGCCGACCGCACGGAGCAGGACGCGTTCCTGCTGACCCTGCCCGGGGAGCGGCGCCAGCGCACGCTGGTCTGGCTGATCCTCGGGCGTCGCGATCTGCTGGTCGAGTCCTTCGTCTGCCGGGCCCCGGACGAGAACGCCGAGGGGGTCTACCGGTACCTCCTGCAGCGCAACGCCAAGCTCCGCTCGGTGGCCTACTCGATCGACGCCGTCGGTGACATCCACCTGGTCGGCCGGCTCGGCCGGGACACGCTCACCACGGCCGAGCTGGACACCGTGCTGGGGGTCCTGCTGCAGGCCTCCGACGCCGACTTCAACCCCATCCTGGAACGCGGGTTCGCCGGCGCGATCCGGCGGGAGTGGGCCTGGCGCACCTCCCGCGGCGAGTCGGTCCGCAACCTCGCCGCCTTCCGGCACCTGGTGTCGGTCGAGCCTGCCGACGGCTGA
- the mshA gene encoding D-inositol-3-phosphate glycosyltransferase, with protein MSAEQSSLPHRVALISLHTSPLAQAGGGDAGGMNVYVAQTARRLADRGVQVEIFTRATGSDQPPVVHWHPGVLVRHVVAGPFEGLDKIDLPGQLCSFTAGVLRAEAAREPGHYDLVHSHYWLSGQVGYLAKDRWAVPLVHSAHTLAKVKNAALADGDRPEPFGRVVGEEQVVVEADRLVANTATEARELIELYGADPARVDVVAPGVDTDVFRPGDRSRARARLGLPADARLIVFAGRIQPLKAPDVLVRALGELHRRSPDDRWRLVVVGGVSGSVTTSPDSLRELAAAEGVADRLEFRPPVAPELLAEYFRAADVVGVPSHNESFGLVALEAQAVGTPVVAAARGGLTVAVRDDESGLLLPGHDARDWADALGRICRDAALRERLSAGAVRQAAAFSWEHTVEKLLDTYRRAIADAAAARHPGRSVPAGTGERVGSR; from the coding sequence GTGAGTGCGGAACAGTCGTCACTCCCGCACCGGGTCGCGCTGATCAGCCTGCACACCTCCCCGCTGGCCCAGGCCGGCGGCGGGGACGCCGGCGGGATGAACGTCTACGTGGCGCAGACCGCGCGCCGGTTGGCCGACCGCGGCGTGCAGGTCGAGATCTTCACCCGCGCCACCGGGTCCGACCAGCCGCCGGTGGTGCACTGGCATCCCGGGGTCCTCGTCCGGCACGTGGTCGCCGGCCCCTTCGAGGGGCTGGACAAGATCGACCTGCCGGGGCAGCTGTGCTCCTTCACCGCGGGAGTGCTGCGGGCCGAGGCCGCGCGCGAGCCCGGCCACTACGACCTCGTGCACTCCCACTACTGGCTCTCCGGCCAGGTCGGGTACCTGGCCAAGGACCGCTGGGCCGTCCCGCTCGTGCACTCCGCGCACACCCTGGCCAAGGTGAAGAATGCCGCGCTGGCCGACGGCGACCGCCCCGAACCGTTCGGCCGGGTCGTCGGGGAGGAGCAGGTCGTCGTCGAGGCCGACCGCCTGGTCGCCAACACCGCGACCGAGGCCCGGGAACTGATCGAGCTGTACGGGGCCGACCCGGCCCGCGTCGACGTGGTCGCCCCCGGGGTGGACACCGACGTGTTCCGCCCGGGCGACCGATCCCGGGCCCGTGCTCGGCTCGGCCTGCCCGCCGACGCCCGGCTGATCGTCTTCGCCGGCCGCATCCAGCCGCTCAAGGCCCCCGACGTGCTCGTCCGGGCGCTGGGCGAGTTGCACCGCCGGTCGCCGGACGACCGCTGGCGACTCGTCGTCGTCGGTGGGGTGTCCGGTTCGGTCACCACCTCCCCGGACAGCCTGCGCGAGCTCGCCGCCGCCGAGGGGGTGGCCGATCGACTGGAGTTCCGTCCACCGGTCGCGCCCGAGCTGCTCGCCGAGTACTTCCGCGCCGCCGACGTCGTCGGGGTGCCGAGCCACAACGAGTCGTTCGGGCTGGTGGCCCTGGAGGCCCAGGCCGTCGGCACCCCGGTGGTCGCCGCCGCCCGGGGCGGGCTGACCGTGGCCGTCCGCGACGACGAGAGCGGCCTGCTGCTCCCCGGCCACGACGCCCGCGACTGGGCCGACGCCCTGGGCCGGATCTGCCGGGACGCCGCCCTGCGGGAACGGCTGTCGGCCGGCGCCGTACGACAGGCCGCCGCGTTCTCCTGGGAGCACACCGTGGAGAAGTTGCTGGACACCTACCGGCGGGCCATCGCGGACGCAGCGGCCGCCCGCCATCCCGGCCGCTCCGTCCCGGCCGGGACGGGCGAGCGGGTGGGCAGCCGATGA
- a CDS encoding L,D-transpeptidase, translating into MFRSTPARRRPAGGRPRWAAVAAVAAAGLMALTACSSSNEVVVTVTAQATSSGVTAPGLGASSAPATSSAGDLATKVRVSALPAFGSTDLPPNDPITITVFSAKIGELTVKADDGVEVKGEIAEDGATWTLTDRLAYNTTYTFAGTAVAADGATTPIQGQMSTVNPTETMRAAFNIPTGTTVGVAAPLIITFAGQVTDKAAAQATLHVTTDKGDIEGSWGWLQDEDIQGNGTLQSIVHFRPKEYWPAYTNVHFEADLNGVDYGTAWGREDISSDFTIGRAQIVEADVNTFRMVVKVDGAVVKNYPVSYGKESVPGRATVSGIHVVTEKFPVFSMCNQQFDYCGVDEKWAVRINNNGEFIHENLKSVEFQGKANVSHGCVNMGPGDAEDYYNSALYGDPVEVSNTGTPMTNADAIYDWSYSWDEWKALSKI; encoded by the coding sequence ATGTTCCGATCGACCCCCGCCCGTCGACGACCGGCCGGTGGCCGCCCCCGCTGGGCGGCGGTGGCGGCCGTCGCGGCTGCCGGGCTGATGGCCCTGACCGCCTGCTCGTCCTCGAACGAGGTCGTCGTCACGGTGACCGCACAGGCCACCTCGAGCGGCGTCACCGCGCCCGGGCTCGGCGCCTCGTCGGCCCCGGCGACCAGCTCTGCCGGTGACCTGGCGACCAAGGTGCGGGTGTCCGCGTTGCCCGCGTTCGGTAGCACCGACCTCCCCCCGAACGACCCCATCACCATCACCGTGTTCTCCGCCAAGATCGGCGAACTGACCGTCAAGGCCGATGACGGCGTCGAGGTGAAGGGGGAGATCGCCGAGGACGGGGCCACCTGGACGTTGACCGATCGGCTCGCCTACAACACGACCTACACCTTCGCCGGCACCGCGGTGGCCGCCGACGGTGCGACGACCCCCATCCAGGGTCAGATGTCGACCGTCAACCCGACCGAGACCATGCGGGCCGCGTTCAACATCCCGACCGGCACCACCGTCGGCGTGGCCGCTCCGCTCATCATCACCTTCGCCGGGCAGGTCACCGACAAGGCCGCGGCCCAGGCCACGCTGCACGTGACCACCGACAAGGGCGACATCGAAGGGTCCTGGGGCTGGCTGCAGGACGAGGACATCCAGGGCAACGGCACGCTGCAGTCGATCGTGCACTTCCGCCCCAAGGAGTACTGGCCCGCCTACACCAACGTGCACTTCGAGGCCGATCTCAACGGGGTCGACTACGGCACGGCCTGGGGCCGGGAGGACATCTCGTCGGACTTCACCATCGGGCGCGCCCAGATCGTCGAGGCCGACGTCAACACCTTCCGCATGGTGGTCAAGGTCGACGGCGCCGTGGTGAAGAACTACCCCGTCTCCTACGGCAAGGAGTCGGTCCCCGGGCGGGCCACGGTCAGCGGCATCCACGTGGTGACCGAGAAGTTTCCGGTGTTCTCGATGTGCAACCAGCAGTTCGACTACTGCGGTGTGGACGAGAAGTGGGCCGTGCGCATCAACAACAACGGCGAGTTCATCCACGAGAACCTCAAGTCTGTCGAGTTCCAGGGCAAGGCGAACGTCTCCCACGGCTGCGTGAACATGGGGCCCGGCGACGCGGAGGACTACTACAACTCCGCGCTGTACGGCGACCCGGTCGAAGTCAGCAACACCGGGACACCGATGACGAACGCCGACGCCATCTACGACTGGAGCTACAGCTGGGACGAGTGGAAGGCGCTGTCCAAGATCTGA
- a CDS encoding transaldolase family protein: MALYIDSADRPVVESLLDTGLFAGVTTNPEILARNGYRRADLPVVHRWLTAAGARRVYFQTLGDDADAVTAHGREIAALGDDVIVKIPATRAGLTAAARLSGEGVPVLITAVHHATHAQLAVAAGAHSVAPYVAPMTRHGRDGAATTLAMARILAGTGVGILAAGFATPDEVAELAAGGIVDFTLEPALLETMLADEYAVAAAEHFEAVTAAVAAR, encoded by the coding sequence ATGGCCCTCTACATCGACTCCGCCGACCGCCCGGTCGTCGAGTCCCTGCTGGACACCGGGCTGTTCGCCGGGGTCACCACCAACCCGGAGATCCTCGCCCGGAACGGCTACCGCCGTGCCGATCTCCCGGTCGTCCACCGCTGGCTCACCGCCGCCGGGGCGCGGCGGGTGTACTTCCAGACCCTGGGCGACGACGCCGACGCCGTCACCGCCCACGGCCGGGAGATCGCCGCCCTCGGTGACGACGTCATCGTGAAGATCCCGGCCACCCGCGCCGGGTTGACCGCAGCGGCGCGGTTGTCCGGGGAGGGCGTGCCGGTGCTGATCACCGCGGTGCACCACGCCACCCACGCCCAGCTCGCCGTGGCCGCGGGCGCGCACTCCGTCGCCCCGTACGTGGCTCCGATGACCCGGCACGGCCGGGACGGGGCGGCCACCACCCTGGCCATGGCCCGCATCCTGGCCGGCACCGGGGTCGGCATCCTCGCCGCAGGGTTCGCCACCCCGGACGAGGTCGCCGAGCTCGCCGCCGGCGGCATCGTCGACTTCACCCTGGAACCCGCCCTGCTCGAGACGATGCTCGCCGACGAGTACGCCGTGGCCGCCGCCGAACACTTCGAGGCCGTCACCGCCGCAGTCGCAGCGCGCTGA
- the xylB gene encoding xylulokinase encodes MSGTHGLLVAGIDSSTQSCTVEIRRADDGALLGSGGAPHPVTHPPVSEQDPARWWSALTAALAAACADAGIDAGDIDAVSVGAQCHGMVVLDADDTVVRPAKLWNDTTSGPQAARLVAEYGAANWVAAIGLTPSAALTVTKLAWLAEHEPANLARLRTVLLPHDYLTFRLTGEKVTDRSEASGTGYYAAAQGRWLTEILERFVSADLNWAAALPRVLGPDETAGTVQASAAAELGLRTDVMVGAGGGDQHLGALGLGLRPGDVAYSFGTSGVVLTTTPDSVHDTSGWVDGVADAAGGYLPLVCTLNCTKVTDTFARVLGVTPPELGDLALAADPSRRRPVLVAYLDGERSPARPAAEGLLAGLTTDLTREDFALAVVEGVISGIVRGHQALTGAGIATGGEIVAAGGGARSTAYRQVLADQLGRPVHTRDAPEATARGACVQAAAVLTGRPVTRVRDAWCPPTTSTIEPRVERAVGLDPRYTPLADWRGADRPS; translated from the coding sequence ATGAGCGGCACCCACGGGCTGCTCGTCGCCGGCATCGACAGCTCCACCCAGTCCTGCACGGTGGAGATCCGCCGGGCCGACGACGGTGCCCTGCTCGGCTCCGGCGGCGCCCCGCACCCGGTCACCCATCCGCCGGTCAGCGAACAGGACCCGGCCCGCTGGTGGTCGGCGCTCACCGCCGCCCTGGCCGCCGCCTGCGCCGACGCCGGGATCGACGCGGGCGACATCGACGCGGTCAGCGTCGGCGCGCAGTGCCACGGCATGGTCGTGCTGGACGCCGACGACACCGTGGTGCGTCCGGCCAAGCTGTGGAACGACACCACCTCCGGCCCGCAGGCCGCCCGGCTGGTGGCGGAGTACGGCGCGGCGAACTGGGTCGCCGCCATCGGCCTCACCCCGTCCGCCGCGCTCACCGTCACCAAGCTCGCGTGGCTGGCCGAGCACGAGCCGGCGAACCTGGCCCGGCTGCGCACCGTGCTGCTGCCGCACGACTACCTGACCTTCCGCCTGACCGGGGAGAAGGTGACCGACCGCTCGGAGGCGTCCGGCACCGGGTACTACGCCGCGGCCCAGGGGCGCTGGCTGACCGAGATCCTCGAGCGGTTCGTCTCGGCCGACCTGAACTGGGCGGCCGCGCTGCCCCGGGTGCTCGGGCCGGACGAGACCGCCGGCACCGTCCAGGCGTCCGCCGCGGCCGAGCTCGGCCTGCGCACCGACGTGATGGTCGGCGCGGGCGGCGGTGACCAGCACCTGGGCGCGCTCGGGCTCGGCCTGCGGCCCGGCGACGTGGCCTACAGCTTCGGGACCTCCGGCGTCGTGCTCACCACCACCCCGGACTCCGTGCACGACACCTCCGGCTGGGTGGACGGGGTCGCCGACGCCGCGGGCGGGTACCTGCCGCTGGTCTGCACGCTGAACTGCACCAAGGTCACCGACACGTTCGCCCGCGTCCTCGGGGTCACCCCGCCCGAGCTCGGCGACCTCGCGCTGGCCGCCGACCCGTCCCGGCGCCGCCCCGTCCTCGTCGCCTACCTGGACGGGGAGCGCAGCCCGGCCCGGCCCGCCGCCGAGGGACTGTTAGCCGGGCTGACCACCGACCTCACCCGCGAGGACTTCGCGCTCGCCGTCGTCGAGGGCGTGATCAGCGGCATCGTCCGCGGCCACCAGGCCCTCACCGGGGCCGGCATCGCCACCGGCGGGGAGATCGTCGCCGCCGGCGGGGGAGCGCGGTCCACCGCCTACCGGCAGGTGCTGGCCGACCAGCTCGGCCGACCGGTGCACACCCGTGACGCCCCCGAGGCCACCGCGCGCGGCGCGTGCGTCCAGGCCGCCGCGGTGCTCACCGGGCGACCGGTCACCCGGGTCCGGGACGCCTGGTGCCCGCCGACCACGTCCACGATCGAGCCCCGGGTGGAGCGCGCCGTCGGGCTGGATCCGCGGTACACCCCGCTGGCCGACTGGCGCGGCGCCGACCGCCCGTCCTGA
- a CDS encoding KpsF/GutQ family sugar-phosphate isomerase encodes MTHPEQTAGQQMPQQTPQNEAAGTVLAEAREAIRREAAGVLAVADQLDDTFLQAARWLFDCTGMVFVTGAGTSGAIARRMAHLFSVCGTPSVHLPGADALHGTMGAVRDGDIVVAISRGGGSREINDLTTRVQARGARVIALTAAPESELGTLADLVVTLTSPLGVDPGEVIAMGSTLVTAAWGDALALVLMRLRGYGWEQVLHSHPSGAVGQLHEAPDALPPLTLDAPAGAGR; translated from the coding sequence GTGACCCACCCCGAGCAGACGGCCGGACAGCAGATGCCACAGCAGACGCCACAGAACGAGGCGGCCGGCACTGTTCTCGCCGAGGCCCGCGAGGCGATCCGGCGCGAGGCGGCGGGCGTGCTCGCCGTCGCCGACCAGCTCGACGACACCTTCCTGCAGGCCGCGCGCTGGCTCTTCGACTGCACCGGCATGGTCTTCGTGACCGGAGCCGGCACCTCCGGGGCGATCGCCCGCCGGATGGCCCACCTGTTCTCGGTCTGCGGCACCCCCTCGGTGCACCTGCCCGGCGCCGACGCCCTGCACGGCACGATGGGTGCCGTCCGCGACGGCGACATCGTCGTGGCCATCTCGCGGGGCGGCGGTTCGCGGGAGATCAACGACCTGACCACCCGGGTGCAGGCCCGCGGGGCCCGGGTCATCGCGCTGACCGCTGCGCCGGAGTCCGAGCTCGGCACCCTGGCCGATCTCGTCGTCACCCTGACCAGCCCGCTCGGCGTCGACCCGGGGGAGGTCATCGCCATGGGGTCGACGCTGGTCACCGCGGCCTGGGGGGACGCGCTCGCGCTGGTCCTCATGCGGTTGCGCGGTTACGGCTGGGAGCAGGTGCTGCACAGCCACCCGTCCGGAGCCGTCGGTCAGCTGCACGAGGCGCCCGACGCGTTGCCGCCGCTCACCCTGGACGCGCCGGCCGGGGCCGGCCGATGA